GGTAGCCGCCCCCTTGGTCGCGGTCGTACATCCAGCGCGCCTGACCGGCGTGAGTGGGATGCCAGTAGGACGCGCTGCGGCTGACCCGGGCGAGGTAAGGCTTGCCGAGGAAACCCGCGCGGACCCGATCGGCGACGGAGAGCCAGTCCGGATTCCAGCGGTTCTCGAAACAGCAGGCAGTCGGCCGGCCCGACATCGCTGCGGCGCGCACCATCTCAGCGGCCGCCTTGAGCTCCCCTGCCAGCGGCTTCTCGCAGAGCACCGCCTTGCCTGCCTCCAACGCGGCCAGCGTGATCTCACGGTGCAACACCGTCGGGGTGGCAATGGAGATGACATCGAGATCATCGCGGGTCACGAACGACTTCCAGTCGGTGGAGGTGTCCTCGATACCCACTTTGGCCGCCACCCGGCCCAACCTCTCGGGCGTGCGCGCACACAAGGCGACCGGTTCGAAACCATCGGCGGCCCGGAACCCGGGAACCTGCACGTGGGCGCCCCAGCCCACCCCCACCACACCGACCCGCAGCGTCATCTGCTCTCCCTTGGCACCCAACCGATCCGCCTCCTGCCTACAGTGACAGTAATGTTAGATTCTGCGTCCGCTCAAGGGGCTGGCTGACACTGGATTAGTGTCCTTTCAATTGTTTCCCGGTACCGATTCGTTGCCTCAGGGTGACACGAGTGCCAGAATTTGGTGTGTGAACGCGCTCGACACCGACGAACTGGAATTCACCTCGCTCATCGACCTGGGGTGGTGGCAGGACCACCCCGACGAACGCACCGCGCTGTATCGCCGACTTCGTGACGCCGGCAGGCCGGTCTTCGTGCCGATCGGGCGGAAAGGCAAGGGATTCTGGGCGGTCGGTACCCACGCCGACATCGTTGACATCAGCCGTCGCCCTGGGGACTTCTGTTCGGGCCAGGGCACCCAGATCTTCGACCAGACACCGGAGATGCGGGAGTACCGCGGCTCGATCATCGACATGGATGACCCAGAGCACATGCGGATCCGCAAGATTGTGTCCCGCGGCTTCACCCCGCGCATGCTCTCGGAACTGCGCGGCCTGGTCGAACACACCACCGCGGAGATCCTCGATGCGATGCCCGCGTCGGGCGACTGCGATTTCGTCACTGACTTCGCGATCCTGCTGCCCTTGCGGATCATCGACACCATGCTCGGTGTGCCGCGCGAGCACGAGCAGTTCATTCTCCAGTCCACCAACGTGATTTTGGGGGCCTCGGACCCGGAATATGTGCCCGAACAAAGCGTGGCCGGTATCGAGGCCGCCGTCACCGAGACAAGTGTCAAGATGATTGACCTGCTCAAGGGGATCGCCGAGGACCGCATCGCCAACCCCACCAACGATGTGATCAGCAAGCTGGTCACCTCGGAGGAGGAGAACCTCACTCCGCAGGAGCTGGCGAAGTTCTTCATCCTGCTGGTGGGGGCGGGTAACGAGACCACGCGTAATGCGTTGACCCACGGTCTGCACATCCTGACCCACCACCCCGATCAGCGTGACAGGCTACTCAGCGACTACGACGCGCTCGCCCCCCGGGCGGTCGAGGAGATTCTGCGTTACGGCAGCCCGGTGATCCATATGCGCCGAACCGTGACCGCCGACGGGGTGACGCTGGCATCCGGTTCTCACACTTTCAGCAAGGGCGACCGGGTGGTGATGTGGTACGGGGCGGCCAACCGCGATCCGGCGGCCTTCGACGAACCGGAGGTCTTTGACATCACCCGCACCCCGAACAATCACCTGGCCTTCGGTGGTCCCGGACCGCATTTCTGCCTGGGTGCACACCTGGCCCGGCTGGAGCTCAACGTGGCGTTGAAGATGATCTACGACCGCTACCCCGACATCAGAACAGTCGGCGAACCCGTGATGCTGCGCTCCAACTTCGTCAACGGCATCAAGCACCTGAACGCGACGTACACGCCATGACCACCACCATCCTGTCCGACGTCGCCGATGGTGTCATGACCATCACGCTCAACCGGCCGGATGCAGCCAACGCGTTGCGACCCGCCGACCGCGACGCCCTCATCGCGCTGTTGGCGGCCGCTGACTCCGACGAGCGGGCACGCGTTGTGGTGTTGCGCGCCACCGGGAAACATTTCTGCTCCGGCGCCGATGTGAACACGTTGCAGGACCGCCGTCAGACGGTCGACAAACGGGTACTGGATCCGATGCGGCGCATCATGAACGGCGCACAGAAGCTGGTGGCCGGCATCTTGGACTGCAACAAACCGGTCATTGCCGTGGTGCAGGGCGCCGCCGCCGGACTCGGCGCCCACATGGCCTACGCCAGCGATTTGGTCATCGCGGCCGAGAACGCCTACTTCGCAGAATCTTTCGTCAAGCGGGGCCTTGCCGTCGACGGTGGTGGCTGCTACCTGCTGCCTCGGCGCATCGGCATGCAGAAAGCCAAGGAGATGGCGTTCTTTGGGGAAAAGCTGGGTGCTGCCGAGGCGTTGGCCCTGGGCCTGGTGAACCGGGTGGTGCCGGTCGAGGAACTCGACGCCGTGGTAGCCGACTTCGCCGGCCGACTGGCCACGGCGCCCACCAGCGCGATCGCGCTCACCAAGCGCCTGCTCAACGGCTCCCCCGACTGCGACCGCAGCGCCGCATTCACCGCCGAGGCGATGGCCCAGGAGATCCAGTCGTATTCGCATGACTCCCAAGAGGGTGTGCAGGCTTTTGTCGAGAAACGCCCGACCCGCTACACGGGGTGGTGACCATGGCCCGTGCCGACATCCCGGTGATCGACCCGGCCAGCGCACCGTATTGGCAGGCTGCGCGGGAGGGTCGGCTGCTGATCGCGCACTGCCGCGCCTGCGCGACGGTGCACCACTACCCGCGGCCGTTTTGCCCACATTGCTGGAGCGAGGACGTCGTTCCGGTCCAGGCCAGCGGTAGCGGCACCCTGTACACGTATTCGACGGTGTACGTCAACGACCTCCCGCCGTTCTGCGACCGGGTGCCCTATGTCGCGGGCATTGTCGAACTTGCCGAGGGGCCGCGGGTGATGACGATGATCGAGGGTGTTCCCGACGAACAGCTCCGCATCGGAATGGCGGTCACCGCTGAATTCCGGCCCGTCGACGACCAGGATCCGGACAGCCCCTATCTGACGGTCTTCACCGCAAGCAAGGAGGACGAGTGAGAGGACTACTCGACGGAAAGGTTGCGTTGGTCACCGGCGCCGGACACGGCATCGGTCGTGGGCATGCGCTGGAGTTGGCCAAGCACGGCGCGACGGTGATCGTCAACGACCTGGGCACCTCATTGGCCGGTGAGGGGAGTGGAAAGGTCGCCGACGAGGTGGTGCAGATCATCGAAAGCCGAGGCGGCGAGGCGGTTTCGGATTTCAGCGACGTCGGCGACGAACAGCAGGTCGAGCTCGCGGTCGAACGCGCCTACTCCCAGCTGGGTCGGCTCGACATCCTCGTGAACAATGCGGGGATCGTCCGCGATAAGGCGATCTGGAACATGACCGTCGAGGACTTCGACCTCGTGATGCGGGTGCATGTTCGGGGCAGCTGGCTGACCAGCCGCGCGGTAACCCGACAATGGCGTGCGGAGTCGAAGGCCAAGGATGGCGCCAAGGTGTATGGCCGGATCATCAACACCACCTCGGGAGCCGGCCTGCACGGACACTTCGGGCAGACCAACTACAGTGCGGCCAAGGCAGCGATCGTTGGCCTGACGCAGACCCTGAGTCTGGAACTGGCCTCGATCGGCGCCACCGCCAACGTCATCAGCCCCGGTGGCCGTACGCGGATGTCCGCGTCGATGCCCGGAGCTGCGGCGGCGATCGAAGCCGACGAACGCGCCGAGGACGAGTTCGACCCCAAGGACCCGTCGCTGGGCTCGCCGGTGGTGGCGTGGCTGGCAAGTCCGGAAGCCGGCCACATAAGCGGACAAGTCATCCGCGCGCTCGGGGAGAACATCCAGTTACTTAAGGGCTGGCATCCGGTCGCGACGGTCTCTAGCGGCCAGAAGCGCTGGGACGCAAACAAGCTCGGTGTGATCATGGCGACTGATGTGTTCGGCACCCGGAATCCGGGACTGCGGCTCGGCGGCTGACTGCCCGCGTCACCAGGCAGCGCGGCGCGCCGATCGCGAGTGCTGCAGTGCGGCACCAGCTTGTCGCCCGCCGTCCCGCCGGATGGGTATCGGTGGGGCCAGGCGCATCGCGAGCTGCAGGCCCAGCAACCGCTTGACCGTCGCTACGGTGGTTCCGGGCCAACGCCGGGTCCCCCCGCGACGCGCACCTTCTGCGCACCTTCTGATGTCGTCCGGCGTTCCGAACCGCAATGGCAACACCGAGGGGGTAAGCCGGGCCGGACTAGCCGAAACTGGGGCGCTGCCCCACTCGGTTTATGCCACCGCCGCGCGAATGTCGCTGAGAACCGTTGCGATGGTGTCCATCTCGGTGTCGGTTAGGTTGGCGCGCGCCGTCAAACGCAGCCGCGAGGTGCCGGCTGGCACGGTCGGCGGCCGAAAGCAGCCGACGCTCAGTCCACCGGCTCGGCAGGCCTCAGCGGCCGCATAGGCGCGCTGCGGTTCCCCCAGCACGTAGGAGACGACCGCCGAATCAGGTTCGGCCACCGACACGAAGCGCGAGATCTCGGCGGCGCGGGCCAGTGCCCGACCTGCCATCGTCGGGTCCTGGCGCAACAGCCGTAACGAGGCGAGCGCGGCACCCACGGCTGCCGGGGCGAGTCCGGTGTCGAAGATGAACGTCCGTGCGGTATCGATCAGGTGGCTGCGCAGTCGCTCGCTGCCCAGCACCACACCGCCCTGGGCTGCCAGCGCCTTCGACAGCGTCGCGGTGATCACCAGATCTGGCTGGCCGGCCAGACCGAGCTCGTGCACGAGACCGCGACCGCCCTCGCCGCGTACGCCGATGCCGTGCGCCTCGTCGACGATCAGCACCGCCTGGTGGGCGCGCACCACGCGGTGCAGCTCCGCCAATGGCGCCAGGTCGCCATCGGCGCTGAACACCGATTCGGTGATCACCAGGGCGCGCTCCTCGGTGCGTTCGGCCAGCAGCCGCTCGACAGACCCGACGTCACCGTGCGGGGTGACCTCCACCCTGGCTCTCGACAGCCGGCAGGCATCCACCAGCGAGGCGTGGCTGCTGGCATCGGAGACCACCAGCGTTCCGCGAGCGGCCAGGGCCGTCACCACGCCCAGATTCGCGGCGTACCCGGAGGCGAACACCAGGCCTGCCTCTGCGCCGACGAAGTCGGCAAGCTCTGTCTCCAGCTGCTCGTGGTCAAGGGTCGTACCCGTCACCAGCCGAGACCCGGTTGCGCCGGT
This genomic interval from Mycobacterium sp. SMC-2 contains the following:
- a CDS encoding enoyl-CoA hydratase/isomerase family protein; amino-acid sequence: MTTTILSDVADGVMTITLNRPDAANALRPADRDALIALLAAADSDERARVVVLRATGKHFCSGADVNTLQDRRQTVDKRVLDPMRRIMNGAQKLVAGILDCNKPVIAVVQGAAAGLGAHMAYASDLVIAAENAYFAESFVKRGLAVDGGGCYLLPRRIGMQKAKEMAFFGEKLGAAEALALGLVNRVVPVEELDAVVADFAGRLATAPTSAIALTKRLLNGSPDCDRSAAFTAEAMAQEIQSYSHDSQEGVQAFVEKRPTRYTGW
- a CDS encoding SDR family NAD(P)-dependent oxidoreductase; translated protein: MRGLLDGKVALVTGAGHGIGRGHALELAKHGATVIVNDLGTSLAGEGSGKVADEVVQIIESRGGEAVSDFSDVGDEQQVELAVERAYSQLGRLDILVNNAGIVRDKAIWNMTVEDFDLVMRVHVRGSWLTSRAVTRQWRAESKAKDGAKVYGRIINTTSGAGLHGHFGQTNYSAAKAAIVGLTQTLSLELASIGATANVISPGGRTRMSASMPGAAAAIEADERAEDEFDPKDPSLGSPVVAWLASPEAGHISGQVIRALGENIQLLKGWHPVATVSSGQKRWDANKLGVIMATDVFGTRNPGLRLGG
- a CDS encoding Zn-ribbon domain-containing OB-fold protein, yielding MARADIPVIDPASAPYWQAAREGRLLIAHCRACATVHHYPRPFCPHCWSEDVVPVQASGSGTLYTYSTVYVNDLPPFCDRVPYVAGIVELAEGPRVMTMIEGVPDEQLRIGMAVTAEFRPVDDQDPDSPYLTVFTASKEDE
- a CDS encoding cytochrome P450; the protein is MNALDTDELEFTSLIDLGWWQDHPDERTALYRRLRDAGRPVFVPIGRKGKGFWAVGTHADIVDISRRPGDFCSGQGTQIFDQTPEMREYRGSIIDMDDPEHMRIRKIVSRGFTPRMLSELRGLVEHTTAEILDAMPASGDCDFVTDFAILLPLRIIDTMLGVPREHEQFILQSTNVILGASDPEYVPEQSVAGIEAAVTETSVKMIDLLKGIAEDRIANPTNDVISKLVTSEEENLTPQELAKFFILLVGAGNETTRNALTHGLHILTHHPDQRDRLLSDYDALAPRAVEEILRYGSPVIHMRRTVTADGVTLASGSHTFSKGDRVVMWYGAANRDPAAFDEPEVFDITRTPNNHLAFGGPGPHFCLGAHLARLELNVALKMIYDRYPDIRTVGEPVMLRSNFVNGIKHLNATYTP
- a CDS encoding 8-amino-7-oxononanoate synthase, with the translated sequence MDLRADDRVRAGLRRELRARPPRTGLIDLASNDYLGLSRHPAVIRGAIEAVCTWGTGATGSRLVTGTTLDHEQLETELADFVGAEAGLVFASGYAANLGVVTALAARGTLVVSDASSHASLVDACRLSRARVEVTPHGDVGSVERLLAERTEERALVITESVFSADGDLAPLAELHRVVRAHQAVLIVDEAHGIGVRGEGGRGLVHELGLAGQPDLVITATLSKALAAQGGVVLGSERLRSHLIDTARTFIFDTGLAPAAVGAALASLRLLRQDPTMAGRALARAAEISRFVSVAEPDSAVVSYVLGEPQRAYAAAEACRAGGLSVGCFRPPTVPAGTSRLRLTARANLTDTEMDTIATVLSDIRAAVA